tgagcttgttgaaatggattttttgaagaccaaatgttgattgttgatgaaggtagttcctttgagatgaagggagaacaaaaccctaattagttgtcacttgtactgatgagtgatttcttgattaaaccctgctgagtcacaagtaacaaacacaagctatgcaatttgttagagatgcaaatgatgcatatgcaaatgatatgaggtggtatcttaggtcaaaaattggggtatgacaacttctTCACAaagagcggcttgattctgctctagttgtttCATTGCTCTCTTTCATTGAGACCTAGTTTGGTACGGTGGTATGGTTGCTCGGTTATCTTCTCCAATAACGTGGCTGGAGATAAATACAATTTCCtccttttaatgttttttttaaacaatttgaaatgatatgcatgtcatgaatgctatgtttatgttcatgtcttatccacatttattttattttattttttatatatatttttttaaaacctttttttgttATTCCTGTGAATAAGACATGATGAAGAAATGcacatgatgaatgatgaatgcaaccaattatataatataaaaataataaaagcatATAATTAAGagcataagcacataagccctaagttcataggttcgacgcaaCGGTTTAGGGAGTCTAcctttcccattggtatgttctaaaaggtctcatggggccgttcgtagcctccgaaactttttgtctctttggattttagaacaactcatttgcccatgaggttcgagttttaggggtagattcccaaagagatcagctaaatacccagtcctgccctcaacaaagtcaagcctcgttttggacatttccgaatattcaacccactctgagtggaattatcattaAGACTcataggcgatgcaagtctcttctggtcttaaagataattcccacacttatgttttaacatcaatttatatataacccaaaaatgcaaaaaaaaaacaaatattcaattaaacAGATATTTATTTAAGTTgctgtaaataaataaagagaaaattaaatatttaatgaaaaaataaaaacctaaaccataacccaaaatcctaaccctaaaaagttagccaaaccctaataattaaccatatacctaaaccctaaaccaaacctaggagcataataattcgccTTTtatgtatccccagcagagtcgccagctatagcaacctgtcctaaaaatttagattttagagtcgccacctattctgccagggcgaataggaaaccctacgaagtttagagatctggataagttattataatcaggccaagggaaggtgttaggcacccttaaccctttcctaaggttttgtctaaggcaaaggtttatggctgataaagaaaggtgacagacagTTAAATAGGGCAAATGTTAACCTTATtgaaattttggggaaggggactcgccttgttaccaagtacctacatacctccttatggaggatcagagtctacgtggTTCGGggtatgttggtgttttttagaggttgtatgCGATTGAAGTTTGTATGTTGAAGTGTATTTTAAATTACCGTACGCAGTTTGATAATTGTCGCAGTTTTGTGTAATTCGCAGTTTGTGAAGATGTTAAAAGTTTATTATATGGCATACAaccctttttaatattttgaaattttattaatcgcgttgatcaattgatttgatcaacataattaacaaattagtaaagaattactaattatcgtaaccaattgaattgattaaaacctTTAGTAAATTGAACtgttttgaataaattatttaaattaaagtaaattgaataattgattattaatcatcataatcaattgatttgattaaaacaattaataaatcgaccctaatataaattagcttgaaaaaaattaatttttatcgcTAAtcatcgtaatcgattgattcaattaaaacaattaacgaattaaaccttaagtgtgcatataaaattatatccaattattaatatcaatttgaatatttttaatccgaagaaatattattaatcaaCGCGACTATTAAACATAATCGAACCaaataacaattatttaaaattaatcatgtaatttaaaacaattaattattcTTTCTTTTAACTAGAACGCAGGAGgtgtatttttttgtttaatattaatcTAGGAGGTGTTAATCTAACCCTAAGTtgaagaaccctaaccctaaatttcTAGAAACCAACATCAAAACACACATGCATTCGACATAAAAACCTAAGCTAAGTGTCTCGGGTTACCTTTTATCTTGAATTCTAGATCGTGTAAGCTCCAATCTCCTTATTAATCCTCTTCTTTTTTGCTTGCAGGTGTCGGCGCAAGGTTGAAGGCTTCGCGCTTCAACACCCTGCTTCGATCTTTCTTTCTCCGTCTTTTAGATTAGGGTTTCTTCTTCATCCCCCTTTTTTGTAGACTTAGGTTTCTTATTTATAGCCTTAGGGTTAATTCATATTAGGAATGATTCAATTTGTTGTAAATTAGATTGATTAGATTAGATTGATTTGTATTTGattgtaatatatttgatttgttgtaaATTGATTCATGAAataagatttgattttattttaggttttgaTTTAGTTTTTTAGGATTTGATTCAATTTGTAAATTAGATTGGTTATGTATTTGGACTTTTATTGTATATTTGATTCATGAATATAagatttgattttaataataataataatgattaataataatattaatataattgatataatagattttttttaatgataatactaactaaataataaaataaagataataatttatatatagtttgtataaaaagaaattaatgttagaaaaaaacatgttttaaatagggaaaaaccgaaatatataatttaaacaaaaaattaaaaattaaaaattaggaaCAAGTTAATGGGCCTAAATTTTCAATTGGGCTCAAAGGACATCCTATAGATACACCCCCACTTCAGTTAgaagttttttttcttataaGAGATTTGGTTTAACAATAcaaatgttaaaccccataactcCTAATTTTGATACCCTCAATAAATTAATAGACGTGAatcgtatcgggtaaattttggggtatgacattattatactatattttataaataaattttaatttttgaatttttttatcaatttaatatttttgtttaaatattaaaactTCTATATTTCactttgatataaaaaaaattcaatttttttacttaATACTTTATTTTTGTGACAAAATAAATTTAGTCAACATTCTCATTTAAGTAAATgattttataacaaattatttttaataaataatttttacaattttggattttaaaaagaaaataatagatAAGAAAATTTatgcttttaaaataaaattaataatattttttaagttagttttagtGTATAAAATGTGATGTAAAAATAAGATTATGTTTTACTAAACCTTTTGTACACGAGAATATgattttattgatcaaaatattaattattaacgggATATGGATTTACTGATCAAAATGTTGATTATTaatgggacatgaagttactgatcaaaatatttttaaggtacacagggacatgaagttattgatcaaactaatatttgtacacgagaacatgaagttattgattaaaatattgattattaacgggacatgaagttacttaacaaaatattatttttatcaactatacatttaattattattttttcacgggtaatcaaatatttttctattaaaaaatatacatctggaATAAAATACGCGTCTCGTACCAGaactcgtgcgaacgcacgggtttgttactagttaactATAAAATTTGTCTCCGGTCCTTATATTACTAAAAGAGACACTGTACAATTTGTCTGTGCATATATAAAGAACAACAACCAAACTATATCTTcttctttatataaaatttagAACAAAGGTACACTTTGTattaagggttaatagtagtttacccccctgtaatatgagcgtgtttcggtttacccccaccgttgtcaaaggcaggttttgacaacgatttttttgaaaaaaccgttgccaaaaggtagggagggggaaaagcaaaattcgctaacattatagagggtgaattactattaacccttgtattaataataataactcaaTCAAGTGTATCAATCAAAACTTTTAACCATTAAacataaaaactcaaaaaaaatataaataagaaaaaatataaagtAATGAAGCTATTGACTATTGACTGACAGTGGATAAATCCATACTACCTTCACTTGTAACATCTTTGTCATTTCTTGCTGAGACTGATGCTGAAAACATTAAATCAATTTATTGAACCATTtcagaaataaaaaattaaatcaaagatatttaaaaagtaaaaattgtTTCCAGAACTCAGTACCCTAACCCAAAACCAAGATCAAAGAACACGTAATCAGAAAGACCTCACCAAGTTCTAAAATCGCAAACTGTAACATCATCTTCATCGCACACAAACCCCACATCAAACATCGATCTGTAACGGAtatcaacacaacaacaaatactTCACCATACAAAACCATTTCCGATACGCATACGACGTTCACCGCTTCAAAACCGCAATTCCAAAACGGACACAGATCCATAACAAACTCAGCATCACGATTTCATCACACACAAACCCCACATCAAACATCGATTTGTAACTGATATCAACACGACAACAAATGCTTCACTTGACCTGCAAAAGAAAAAAACGAATCagaatcatacaaaattatttcCGATACGCATTCGACGTTCACCGCTTCAAAATCGCAATTCTGAAACTGACACAGATCCACAACAAACTCAGCATCACGATTTTGCACGCGTCTAAAGAACCGAACCAATTCATGAAAGAAGCATAGGATTGTGTTAATAGTGGTTACTATTTATTGGTAAATATTGGAATACATAAAAGTTAAGGATTTGGTAGGCGGTTTAGAATACAGAGATGAAAAAGTATTGGAAAACAGAAAGAGTGAATTGTTTCTCCAAATTTCTCTTTTCTAAGCTGAATACGTTTCCAAGGAAGTATTTAAGGTAGACCATAATGAATTTGTTTTATTCTGTACGTAAAAAAATAAATCAGTAGTAAATATAAAGTTTTAGGTTAATGAATATAGGGAATTAGGTTAATTAAAAGTAAAGTAATAATTAAGTGTGAATTAAGTGTGACATTTAAATTTtcgtaattatttattattttttggttAATTCTGATTAAGTATTTAAAACAGTCTAGTTGACTATTATAACCTTAAATTATGGATAATCTTATGATTTGTTTAGATTAGAATGTAATTAAATGAGACATTACTTTCTTATATTGATAGTAGATAAGCcattcataaataattaatatttaataataattgaaaataaaaaaatttattaataatgaaaTGCAAACATCCGAAATTAAAAATGGAACCTCTTCAAGCAAATGAGAGAAATTATCAGTTGGGAAAATAATAAGTTAAGATTGCAAAAACAGTGTGTACAAGAGTGAGAACAGAGATCACCGTGGCAACGAGGTTGTAATTTGTGTTCATAAATCTAAAAAGCCAATCATGACGATGATAAACGATTGAATTCCACAATGTTTTCCACATTCTCTCAATAAAAGATGCCTCATAATAATTGTTCATGTCATCAACCATTTGAATATAGTCCCTGGACTCAACTACCTTATCATCAACTCCAATTTCAATTTATACCGACAATTGATCAACTTTgttttatttgtaatttatttttattttattttatgtatgtAAATTCATTAACTAACTTCTGAACGGTATTAATCAATATTTCATACAATTAatcgacttttttttttttttttgctttataccaccggtttagtccggttcgggggcgagttctggcatcaagtggttccatccctctcccgatcgcagttacggggatcgaaccgtggttctccctaccaagtccagcgccaatcaccactggaccaataTTTCACACAATTAATCGACTTTGTTTTACTTataatttactttattttttcttctaaaaacacATTAAGCAATATTCGAGATATATTAACCAGTTTTGTACCAACATTTATTTTAACCAATATTCTAGACAGATTAAACAATTTTGTTTtacttaaaaatataatataagagAGAGAAAATCTAATTACAATGCCAgttgatatttttttttgttaaataaaacaaaatcatgTACTTTAGAATAGTAATATACGGTATAGATATTAAAACTTGTGTAAAAATAACACTTCTGGaatgatataaatattatttagttGTGTTCAAAGCTATATTTTACTCAAAGAGATATAAACCtattaattaacattttttttatacatattaGATCAAGGGGTGTTTGATTTATGGATTAAGAACtcattttcaaattattatttttttaaaaattaagaatgagaattttaatctcaaataatttttataaaatgtatttgtttaatatttattatattcttaaaatatttataaaattataatatatgaatAGTTAAATTTTATTCTCACCGAGAATTATTTATATCCATCCATTactttaaaaatatgaaaattattttatttttagaaatattttatatcCGAAAATTAAGTTtctatttttgaaacaaaaatatcaaTGTTGTAACTTTATATTCTTAAATAAGTCTTACAACTTTGAAATAAATACCTCCTAAGGTTTTAACATATTTAGTTATATACAAATTCACACACTGTCCAAAAtaaaattccaaaataaaatgTTTCTTATTAGATaaagaaattcattttttttttaataaaccgaAGTATTCTCTGGGCGTAACTGCATAAACTGATGTCTTGAGTTGTATAGGACTGTATAGGTGACCAAACTCTTTTTCCGAGAGATTTAACACTGTTGCGTGTCCATTACTGTAAATTCATTAAAATATAAGTTCTTGATTGTTTGCAGTTTGTTGACAACCACATTCATAGGTATTCTTTCAATTGGTGAAGATGAAGAGCACGACACTCCAATCTGCAAGACAGACACCAAACAATTCTTCATACTAGACATGTCTCCAGGTTTATTCTCATAACTTAATGCTATCTCTCCACTGTAATCTTCATCATATCCACCGTGTTCTTCATCATGTAGCAATGTAGGATCGATTATATCTTTAACATGACTCGGTAAAGCCAAGGCTGTAAATTGTTGAATTCCCATGCCACCTTCAAACATTTCATCAGTTGGCCTTTTTCCTGTGAAAATCTCTAGCAATAGTATCCCATAACTGTAAACATCTCCAACCGCAGATGCGTGTCCACCCATTCCATACTCTGCGTAATTTGTAACCAAGTTAATCACAGTTCAACCATAATTAATCAACACAGAGCCTCCAAAAAATTAAGACAGATTTATACGTGACAGTAGTAAGATAGTGATGATTAAGGAAAAGATATACCTGGAGCGATGTATCCAATAGAGCCCTTTAAGCTAGCTGTCATGGTTGAATGTTTAGGAGAATCACATGATTCTTCAAACAGAAATGTAGCTAAACCAAAGTCACCAACATGTGCTACCATATTTTTGTCAAGAAGTACATTGCTTGGCTTTATGTCACAATGAACAATAGGAGTTCCACAAGAATGGTGAAGATATTCAAGTGCACAAGCAACATCAATAGCTATGTTGAGTCTTTTGACAAAAGACAGTGTTTTTGTCTGATTCTTAGGATGCAACCAATCTTCTAGACTTCCATTCGACATGAACTCATACACAAGTGCTTTGAAGTCATTACCTTTATGATCAATACCTGATATAGCAGTTATGATCTTGAGTAGGTTGCGGTGCCTTACAATTTTCAGAACATTGCATTCGTCAATGAAGCTTTTTGAAGCTCCTATCTGTTCAAGATTCAACACTTTAATCGCAATAATTGTTTCATCGCTTGAAAGCGTTGCTTTGTATACAGAACCAAAACTTCCTGTGCCAATCAAGTTATTCGGGGAGAATCCACCGGTGCACTTTAAAATTTCCGAGTAGGAAATATTCAGTTCCAATTCTTTTGTAGTAACTGTTTCTCTTGAAGTTTTCTTTCCTGATCTTTTTCTCATCCAGATTGCTACAAAACAAGATAGAAAGAGTACAAATACTAGTGCACTAACTATAGGGATACTCACTTTCGGGCTATGAAATTTTTTGATAGTGCATGAAGGTAGGTTTAATTCTGAGATACCGCCACAAAGCTTGATATTTCCATCAATTGAAAAGGATGTTGCATTTCGGAAGATTTCGTTCATCGGTAACTCTCCCTCAAAATCATTGTAAGAAAGATTGAGACGCATTAGCCCTTTGATCTCACCAAGAAACTCAGGAATCTTCCCAGATAAGTTATTGCATGACAGATCAATATCTTGTATACCTCTCAAATTCTGTATAGTTGAAGGAATGCTTCCTTCAAAAAAGTTATCCTCCATATGCAGCCCTTCCAAACTAGCACAGCTTCCAAGCGAAGACGGAATCGCGCCCGACAATTTGTTGTTCGATAGATCCAACTTTTCTAGATTAACTAGCTTACCTACTTCAAAAGGCAAGGACCCTATGAGAGCATTATGAGACAGGTCTAAGTATATCGAAAGAGAAGACAAGGAAAATGCCTGTCTTGGTATAGTACCATTGAGCTTGTTATGGCTCAAATTTAGCCGCAACAAGTTTTGACAATTTCCAATACTTTCCGGTATACTTCCCTCAAAGTTGTTATCTCCTATTAGTAGCACTATTAATCTATTCAAGCTTCCTATGGTGGAAGGGATCAAACCCGAAAAACTGTTGTTAAACAATTCTAAATCTACCAAATTTTGAAGCATGCCTATTGTGTAAGGAACAAAACCACTTAGGAAATTATTTTCCAATCCCAAAGTGGTCAAGTTAACAAGGTTACTTATTCCAATAGGGACACTTCCATAGATAGAATTTGTACCTAATGCTAGTCCATTCAACTGTGTTGAAAGATTAGCTATCGACTTCGGTAATTCTCCTCCAAAATTATTCTTAGCAAGACCTAAAACTTCAAGAACAGTACAATTAATCAATGAAGTAATAAAATCTAGGTCAccatctttcccttttccaagcCTATTGGTTTCAAAATTGAGTCTTGTCAACTTATTCAACCTTCCTATGCTCTTCGGAAGTGTTCCAATGAGACTATTATCAGCAAAATCAAGAATTTGCAATCTTGAAGCATTTGAAAGTGATTCAGGTATTGTTCCGGTGAAACGATTGAGTCCACCGGCAAATATTTCAAGATTAGGAAGAGTAAAACCAACCTCAGAAGGTAAGTAACCATGCAGATTATTCTCAGAGAAGGTGAGAAAATACAAGGAAGAAATATTGAAAACTGAAGTAGGAATCTTACCATACAAGTAATTTCCATTTATCGCGAAAAGTGTTAGGCTTGATAACTTTCCTAGCTCATTTGGTATGGTTCCATGCAAATTGTTCACAGCAAGGTTGAGTAAAGATAAAGAAGAAAAATTTCCTATCCATGTTGGAATTGTTCCTGTGAAGTTGTTATGACCAGAACTCAATATACTTAACTCCATGCAGTGACTTAGATTACTTGGAATGGTGCCACCAAAAGAGTTATAACTAATATTTAGATGTTGAAGATGCAACAAATTTCCAACTTGTTGAGGAAACTTTCCATGGAAGCTACTGTTTCTAATGTTGAGTTTTGTGAGGTATGTGAGATTTCCTATTGATGGTGAAAGAGTTCCTGCTAGTGTCATGTCTGGTAGGATCATATGTATGACTCTTCCATTGGAGATGTTGCAAGTGATTCCTAACCAGTTGCAGTGGTGGATGGAATCATTCCATGAACTCAGTGTGTGAAATGGATCTTGAGTTATTCTACTTTTGAAGTTGTGTAAAGCATGTAAATCAGTTTCATTTCCTTGCAAGGTTGATGCAGATgaagtggaatgatatttggtaATGTATAGAAGAAAAACATAGATGAGTTTGAATGCTATTTTCTTGGAGATTACATATGAAGTGTTGATGttcattttgtttttgttatttcagAATTCAGAAATGGTGTATTTAATGCCAATGTAAGTCAGTCAAAGGTGGGGTCAGGCACACAATTCAAAGGCATAGTATTGGTTGATTAAAGATG
This portion of the Vicia villosa cultivar HV-30 ecotype Madison, WI unplaced genomic scaffold, Vvil1.0 ctg.001812F_1_1, whole genome shotgun sequence genome encodes:
- the LOC131636719 gene encoding putative receptor-like protein kinase At3g47110, translated to MNINTSYVISKKIAFKLIYVFLLYITKYHSTSSASTLQGNETDLHALHNFKSRITQDPFHTLSSWNDSIHHCNWLGITCNISNGRVIHMILPDMTLAGTLSPSIGNLTYLTKLNIRNSSFHGKFPQQVGNLLHLQHLNISYNSFGGTIPSNLSHCMELSILSSGHNNFTGTIPTWIGNFSSLSLLNLAVNNLHGTIPNELGKLSSLTLFAINGNYLYGKIPTSVFNISSLYFLTFSENNLHGYLPSEVGFTLPNLEIFAGGLNRFTGTIPESLSNASRLQILDFADNSLIGTLPKSIGRLNKLTRLNFETNRLGKGKDGDLDFITSLINCTVLEVLGLAKNNFGGELPKSIANLSTQLNGLALGTNSIYGSVPIGISNLVNLTTLGLENNFLSGFVPYTIGMLQNLVDLELFNNSFSGLIPSTIGSLNRLIVLLIGDNNFEGSIPESIGNCQNLLRLNLSHNKLNGTIPRQAFSLSSLSIYLDLSHNALIGSLPFEVGKLVNLEKLDLSNNKLSGAIPSSLGSCASLEGLHMEDNFFEGSIPSTIQNLRGIQDIDLSCNNLSGKIPEFLGEIKGLMRLNLSYNDFEGELPMNEIFRNATSFSIDGNIKLCGGISELNLPSCTIKKFHSPKVSIPIVSALVFVLFLSCFVAIWMRKRSGKKTSRETVTTKELELNISYSEILKCTGGFSPNNLIGTGSFGSVYKATLSSDETIIAIKVLNLEQIGASKSFIDECNVLKIVRHRNLLKIITAISGIDHKGNDFKALVYEFMSNGSLEDWLHPKNQTKTLSFVKRLNIAIDVACALEYLHHSCGTPIVHCDIKPSNVLLDKNMVAHVGDFGLATFLFEESCDSPKHSTMTASLKGSIGYIAPEYGMGGHASAVGDVYSYGILLLEIFTGKRPTDEMFEGGMGIQQFTALALPSHVKDIIDPTLLHDEEHGGYDEDYSGEIALSYENKPGDMSSMKNCLVSVLQIGVSCSSSSPIERIPMNVVVNKLQTIKNLYFNEFTVMDTQQC